From the Sardina pilchardus chromosome 11, fSarPil1.1, whole genome shotgun sequence genome, the window gttcggtgcgcgacaggtcggcgcgcggctgaaatgtggctagcgacacaggaaattacgtcattttgacgtcacattgtcgcgcgacaggtcgggcgcgtcgagtatacttctagcataatcctagcctagaaatctggTCAGGCTAGTCTAATCCCTCAATCAAGAATGAACTCATATACCAATGTTGCCCATGCTGATGATGGTCTCAATGGGACCAAAAACGCTTTGCACCTTGGTAGCACTTTGCAAAAAGATTCTGAAAAAAATATTCATATGTTTCATTCTTTCCTGACTGAAAGGCTGTCATAAATGAAACTTACCAAAAAAGGGGAAATACTTTGGGAATTCACTTCTGAATGGGACAAACAATATGAGGAAGTACATGGCCACACTCCCCCAGATACACCAATGATTTATTCGTGTCCAGTAATTTGTATCAAGTCCAATCTGTTGAGTTGAACAAGAGTAAGGTGTTTTACTTACTGAATTTATTACAACCTGAACTTGAAGcttaaatatataaaaatactTCATAACTTAATACTTAAAAGTATCCTTTCTGCATCTTAacattgttttgttattgttagtTCTTCAGACTTCAACAGTGTGATTCTTCACACCCTTACCTGAATGCTCACCACGATGATCAGTGAGGTGGAGATGATGACGGCAAAAGACTGATAGTCGGTAGTGGTGGTGCCGTCCTCCTTCAGAGAGTAGGCGAGGGTGCAGTACGGCATGAAGAACAGCGCGAGAGACGTGCCGATGCCGTTCAGGGAGCACAGCAGGAACTGGCGCTTGTTGAAGAGCTGCCGTTGCTGACCCGGCTCGTAGAGCTTCGGGTTCCCCAGGCTGTTCTGCTCACTCACGTCCTGGCCGAAGATAAATCACCCATGCCACAGATACATAAACATAATATGGAGTTATGAAACCATACACATGAACCACATTAAGGGGTAAACGAGAAATCAGGAGTGTTTACCTGATCAAACAGACCCAATGCTAGAACTGGCAGCGATGTGTATGTGACATTGAAGAGAGTGATGAACCACTGATCATATATGGTCTGTTAAGAGCAAGGGTTGAAAGACAGTGTCATTTCATAATATTAGGCTGTCTGACTAGTCAAGGTTCATTTTGCATCATTCTAACATGGGTACAAGCAGCCCATCTGCATGTGTACTCCACATCACCACACCAAAACTGTTCTCACCTGCGCAGAGAAACCACAGAAGAAGGCGAACCAGACGTGCACCAGGGTGAAGGCAAAGTTCTTGTAGAAGAAGTAGCGCAGGAATTTGCACATGCGGTGGTAGGACCAGCGGCCATGCACCAGTAGGAGGCGCTGTAGGAAGCAGAACTGGGCGAAGGAGTAGTCCGCCACCAGGACCGCCTGCCTGCCCTCCTCCCCACTGATGCCCACGCCGATGTGGGCCGCTGTGGAGAGCAGCATGCAATATAGGCGTAGACAGGAAACAGCAGGCATCCCATTCAGTcattacattacacacattgTACATATTACGCACAGTGCATTCACTGATTTCCAGGCATGTCGGCACATAGAGCATGGGAGAAGAGACTAAGTGAAGGTGATTTGCGCAATTAATGTACAAATAATGGCAGTGGCTCTGGACcacacaagcagagagagagagagagtgattgagtTTAGAACTGTCATTAGAATCCTACTTTTGATCATGCTGACATCATTGGCACCATCCCCTATTGCCAAGGTGACGGCCTGCTTGTGTTTCTTCACCAGCTCCACCACCTGAGCCTTCTGTAGGGGGGTAACCCGGCAGCAGATGACTGTTTTGCACAAGCAGGCTGTGTCCAGCAGGAGGTGCTGCAACTCTGCGTCCAGTGCATAAGCCTGTGGAGCACAGCAGAACACGCTGTCAAACAACACTCTTATCTCTCGTCTTGGacttcaaaacaaaacactcaaaTATCTGTCATCTCTCACCTTAAATTGTCAAtatactatataaataaagattTGCATTTTTACACAACACAATGTCAGGCTTACCAGGCAAGGGCCACTGATGACAAGTGCATACTCTGCATTCATGGtctcttcaaacacacagtcatttgTGGGCATGCAATCTTGGTCCAGAGGTTTGGAACTGCGTGTCAGTGATCCGCCAATGTGATCTTTGGCGTTCCTTCAAAAATTAAAGGGGTTTTAAGGTAAATAGGAGAAAGTGGAGCACTAAAAcagagtgtgtctctctctctctctctctctctctctctttctctctctctctctcaaattcaaattcaaaggagctgtATTAGAATGACTGTTTGGGTACAATGTTGCCACAGCTAGTGTTACAGATAACACAGTAGAATCACAAAAGCACagaacgctctctctctctctctctctctctctctctctctctctctctctctctctctctctttacctgaGCTGCTTTTGGACCTCCACAGCTGTGGGACCAGAGATGATGAAGACTTCACTCATGTCATCTCTAAGCATGTTACAAGAGTAAGCTACATTCATGGCTGTCTCTGCAATGACACAAGAAGAAAAATATTGCTGAAATTCTCGGAAAATCGAAAAATCTAAATATTCATTTTTATAAAAGCTTACACTGTGAAGTAATTCAGTCATTTCACATGAGCAATTTACACGTAATTATGTCAAGCAGTAAAAGGTCTGTATCTTCCACCCAATACATTGTGGCGGCAAGCGTGACACAAGTTCACCAGTTGTCATTTGAATATGCACATCACGCTTCAGATTTTACGCTTAGACCATTAAAGGtctctgacatacagtattaccTCAATACACCCTCAGGATCAGCTGTTGAGAATAGTTAGGTAACATCTCATTTCAAGTACAGTACAATATACCCAGTTTGTCTCCAGTAAGAATCCAGATTTTGATGTTTGCCAAGCTCAGAGCAACAAGAGTCTCGGCCACACCTTCCTGCAGTTTGTCCTCTATTGCAGTGGCCCCAAGGAGCTAAAGagacaataataaaaaatatccatgctattttttttttaaataattcaaATAATTAATTCAAAGAATTTGAATCAAAATACCTCCTATACTGATGACACTAGAAAATGTATCCATAGAATCCATTTGAATCCATGGAAATGTATAAAACTAAGAAAGCTAACTTATTGGCACTATATGATTAAAGTGGACATGAATGTTAAGCAAATCAGAAAGTGAGTGTTGAAAATAAAGCCGATGTATGTCTTGCCATGTCTGAATATAATTTACATGTTTCATGAGTGATCATGTTTATTTTTAGAATTAGTGAAAGTAAAGGGAAAATGCATACTATCAGATCCCTTTCAATCTCTTCATATAGCGCATCAACACGTTGTTCCCTGTCCTCGAGGGCAGTGCTAGCAGTGTGAAGCCTCTTTGCCCACTCCTCAAAGGAAGCTCTATCCAGGTCTTTGTAGGCCAGAACAAGGGTTCTCAGACCTTCTCCAGCAAACAGCTGAGGGAACAGTATGTAAACAAACTTATTACAAATCATATAAAGTCTTTATAACAATGACATCATCAGCTAATTGGCTGAAATTATGTTTCATCTGTGTATTTCATGATTCATTATTGGTTTACTATAAGTTTGATATGGAACTGAGCAGGTGGTGATGTCATCTTCCTCGCGCTATAGGAGATTTCACACACTGGCCAATACAAGCCTGTTTACCATCAAAATCAAAAATCACTAACAAACCGCAAATCACAAACAGAACAGTCTTCAAGAACATTTCACTGGGATAATCAAAGATAATCTGGTTCTGGTATCTGGTTATGGAGAAGAATCTATATGTTTGCTGCTCAACTGTAAACAGCAACTAATCTTTTTTCCTGCTGCATGACTGAGACTGAGAGACGCCGGCCTTGCATGCCTTTAATAAAGATCTTCCATAAAGCCTCCTCCAGTCCCTGGTTGACTTGGATTATAAATGTTCCAAGGTGTTTGGCTCTCAAACTCATTAGTCTCCATTCTCTGACACACTATTAATAAATATGTCAGAAGTAATAACCCTGTCAAATATGTCCTAGGCATatgttgtgacatttttaataTACGTTCAGAGTGCCAGCTCTAGACACATTCATTTTCCTTTGGCTGAAGAATCCTGGTTTAAATTAATTCCTCAGGTCAAGAAAAAGAAATATTACATTTGACATCAGAGAAAAGTAGTCTAGCAGTACTGTGATATGTTTGAGTCTGGTGGATGAAATGATAAGTAAATGGCTGGTAACTGTAAGGGGTGGGAATGAACAGTTACCTTTGTTCTAAGAGACAAGATGAGTATTATCAAAAGAAAATTTGGGATAACAACTGAAGCAAAAGAACCAAccaaaccaccacacacacacacacacacacacacacacacacacacacacacacacacacacacacactaaaacaggaTACGACCTACATTAAGGTGCTCTGATGTGATGCATTTAAGGTCTTCATTTGATGAATTCAGCCTCTCAAACAAAATGGTGTCGGCACCCTTACAGTACAGCTTTATCCCGCCATCTGGGGTCTCCACTACATCAACACAATAAAAacaggagacagagaagaagtATTCTAAACTCATGTGCAGCGTAACTGTTTCCAtgaaacaaaactaaaacaaaGATTTGTCCTTCATAATGTGTTAGCAGCTCCATAATATGTCACTGTGTAAAAAACAACTCAAAACGCATGTGTAGTGTATTAGATGTTCAAGGACATTCCAAATAACTGTAAAACTGTTAGGCATCATACCTATAACACTCATTCTTTTGCGCACATTGTTGAAGTCCAGGATAGCAAGGAGCTGGTATTGCATTGACTCGCCCATTTCAACCACAGTGATGGTCTCCGGGGTTCTGTCATAGAACACGAAGCCAAAGTTCCTGGCGGCTGTGACCAACGCTCCCTCGTCAGGTGACTGAGCTTGATACAGCAGCTCCCCTAGAGAAGAATGATCCACACCGAGCACGTCAGGACACAGGCTAAGAGGTTCATAATAGGCTCTCGTTGTATACATTTGCTACCGCTAATGTACTTCATGAATGTTTACATTATGTGAAGACAGGTTCAGAGGCATAAGTAAAGTCTTCTAACTGAGTAACTTGTTAACTCTGCAACACAATGGTGATGCACTTTTTTTTCACTTCTGTTAAGTGTTaagtgataaaaaaaaggatCCATTATTCAGGATCCAGAATTCCAAGAAGTTCAGCAATTAAGTGAGCCACTGGCTTCTCAGAATCCCAGAGAGAATGTTCCTCAGTATTCTGGCTGCTTCTCACCCTCCACCTTCTGCTCTGGCATGACCGTGTGGCACAGCGCCAGAAGCCTGAAGAACTCCTGGACCGACACGTCGCCATCTTGCACTGCCTTCACCAGCGTAGCGTCATGGAAACGGAAATATGCATCCTTCAGAGGGTTAAAGGAGAAGTCCACGCAAGGAGTGCTCTGCACAGGAAACATATGTAACTGATGCAGCATGCTTCCGGATACACAATACTACTATCGCACAGTGAAATATGTGAACTGAGCAACACCCTAAACAATATGATCACGACAGTTGACTCAGCTGCTTAAAAGTGAGAACTCACCTCCGTGATTTCAACTTTATGTCCATACTCATCATACACCTCACCTTCATTAAAACAGATAGAATTGAATGGCATAAGACCCAGTACACAACATTTATCCCACCACAATAGCCAGCTCTGATATTCTACGTTAGATACCATAGACTGTCCCACTGATGGAGCACTTGTTGAAGGTCATGATGTTCTGCGTGAGGGTGCCGGTCTTGTCGGAGAAGATGTACTCCACCTGGCCCAGCTGCtcggtgagggtggtggtgcgGGCCTCGGCGGGCATGTCCTGCCCGCTGTGGTACATCCCCATGTCCCAGCTGATGAAGTAGCTCTGCCACAGGCGGATGAACTCCATACTGCGAGTGGAGACACAGAGGGGACACAACAGCATCAGATCAGTTTAGTTTGGTTAGAGAGTTTTAAGATGGTGGTTTTGCTTACGGTATACAAGCTGGTGCCCCTTTGCATTTCATCCATGTTAGTTTGTACACAGTGGGTTCAATGTTATCATGCACTTAGGTTAGTGACTTTCAGTCTGGGCAACATATAAATTAGCCAGACTAGCTGCTGGGCCAACATATACCTCCACATATATCCACTGTACACTCTTAGAAagaaaaggtgctatatagaaccaaaaatggttatATTGCAAGCTTCATATACAGCACAGCACCCCTAAATGATTCTTAAAGCCTGCGTGGTTCTATACTGCACCCCAAAACACTTTTTTAAAGAGTGCATGCAGcatcaggggaaaaaaacacctcaTGCCCCAATGATGATTACACAAAAAATGATGGTAACTGATATTACTACAGTGACCACATACTACTGGATGTGGAAAACAAAGCAGCCATGCACTGTGGGAATAGTACAAGATTTGTGCAAAGATCCCAAACACAAGTCTCAAGTGACCACCCCTGAGATGAGGCCAAAGCAAAGAGCCTACAGCCTAAAACACTGCAGATCAATTAGGAGCTTTTGAAAGAACGTTATCAAAAGCTTTTATGACCTCAGTGGATATGAGCACATTGATTTCCCAGACACAGGGAAAATGCATCCATTAAAAAGCCATTTTATGCCGGCATGTCATATAAATATGTCActaaatgttttattattatagaTTGTCATTTTCTAAAGTACAACTTCAACAGTTCTGGGCACTCACTGAGCACTTCTGTATAGTACCTCTGGTACCTAATGACAGTAACTCACTATAGAAAGgtccatggaaacacacacacacacacacacacacacacacacaatcacacacctacACGTAAACATTACAAAAGCCTACCAAGTCACAAACTAACTCTGTTCTAGTaaatgttttgtctgtgttcGGAATCACAATATTTGATTGTCTTTTCTCTGCTACGTTGTTTGCTTAACACTTTCATATCTGCTCTTAAGGCATAGTTCAAATACCTCGAAATGACAGCCTGTAGAGTGTTTGTTGGGACCAGTTGGGTTATGGTCATTTTATAATCGTATGAATACTCACCTAACATACAGAGAGATGGGCACAACAGTGTTCAGGATTATGATGTAAGACCAGAATGTCAGGAAGCCAGAGAATACTGCACTGTCCGTATTTGGCACCCATTGCAAATAAATCTGGAAGTGCTTTCCAACCTTGTACTCCCAAAAAGAACTTCCGGTAGATAAGGTAATGCCCAAACACAGGAGCAGGCCAAAGATCTGATCACATGAAACACAGTGCAAAGAGTACATTTATAACTTGGTGCATACAAATTCAAGATCCTCCTAAACTAATTACACGCCATGTGCCCCTTCACAGCCCCTCATAAATTGCAGGCACGTTACTTATAGGCAAATCCATTCAAAAAACATGATCACTTTTTGATTTGGCTCCTGACAAGGTAATCAGGACCCAAAAGAGCTTGTAGTTAGaaagataaataaaagaaaatagcacatttaaaatgcTACCTTATCCGATCTAATAGAATATTTGACCTTTGATAGACTTTATTTGTATATCAGTCATTGCAATGGACACACAGtgacaatgtttatgtgacaggtcatgATAGACATAATTATGAGAGAAAATTCCCCATGGAAACAAAGCACCCCTGTCAAAGATGAATCTGTTAAGTAGCCTACTTTGAAAAGGAGTTGAAGACATCACAAATGAAATGGCAAACATCAGCATGTTTCATCACTATGAAATCTTACCTTAACAGGGAAGTGTATCCTCTGACCTATCTGCAGCTTGCTTGCCTACCCTCCCCAGTCAGAGTACGTCACAGAAATTGAGAAATATAACCGCATATTCCGTTTTTGTAAAGGTGattcacacacaattctttTTTAAGAAACTATATTGGGCAACTTCCATAGTAATCCAAAAAGGGGTAGGATGATTGCATTAGTATCACTGGGGTGTGAGGTGCGACTGTGAAACGAAATGTTCCATTTTGGTCCTCAGAGCTCAGTTAGGAGGGAGGACCCCTTAGCAAGATCTTGCTTTTGGCTCCATGGAGATCTGAACCGGCACAGGTTGTGACTTAATGAACTTGTGGGTCCCAAAGCAAGACCAGTTAAGAGCCACTGCCATAGATGGCATTCATAAAATATTACACATTAAGGTTTTTcaaacatgatgtttttaaagaATAGAATAATTTACAAACAATAAATTACTTACCCACAAGACCAGTGTGTTCATCAGTTGGTCAATGCTAGTGCGCTTCAACTTGGTCTTTCCACAGTTTTGCATGAGCTTGGTTTCAAGGCCTGGAAAAGTTAAAATCTCTGCTTCAACATAATGAGTGAGATACATTCATACATGTGAATCCTTGTTTAAGTATGTTTACATGCtgcctatttatttatatatttaatatatatataagacTACCTCAGAATACTCCAGACACAATACTGTGTTGAGAACTCATGAATGTTTGCACTCACTAAGCACTGACACTAGCAGGATGCCATTActagtattgtattgtattattgtatTGTGTTGCACTGTATTAATTCTACCTGCAAATATGACCATGCCAAAGCACCAGTCTGTGTTCCTGAGGATACATCCCCTCAGCAGTAACCTGTGGTTGTCCAAGGAGTATTTGCTGTCCTTCCACGTCAGAGTCCCAGTAAAGCGGTCCAATCTATTATTGGGAGCCTCACAAACAACCTCTCCTGTAAAGAGGAATGGGATTAGCCAGGGTATCCACCAGTTGTAAAGCTTTTTCATTATTCTTCAGTGAGAAACATACCATCAAATTCTGCTAGCTGACTGATGTTTGCATCAAGTTCAGAGGTAGTTGGTAAGGCCTGACGCACTTTCAAATTGGTCTCACTgtaaaaattaaacaaaatgatACAATCTTAGCAAACTCAAAAACTATTCAAACAATAAATGTACATAATAGCCGTTTTTCTTTCAAGAAAATTATTCATTCTCAATGTCAATTCAGCTCAATGTCAATCTCTATATGCTCTGAATCTATAGGACACAACAGGACTAACAAATAACGAATTGGAataatagacaaacacacaaataagacaacgtGGCCTAGAACATCTACAGCTATACTATCTTACCCATCCAGCTCTGCTGTCTCTATGTAGCACAGTCCGTTGGGTTCACTTGACGATAGCAGCAGCAGATCGGCCTGTAAAGAACAGCATCAAGATACAACATCCACATTTCGCATCCACAAGACAACCTTAATATAGTAAACATTTTAATCAataaacatatatacacacacaatatacacacacacacacacacacacacacacacacacacacacacacatatatatatacatatatatatatatatatatatatatatacacacactgtatatactatattattcaATACTCTGTACCATATTGAAATCTATATATGGGGAacattacatatactgtagctgaacaAGTGCTGAGTATTTAACACATGAGACTTCAGCGCTGAGCATTTAACACATTCAGCTTAAGTCATTGCCAAGTTTTGCAAACTAACTTCTcgtttccttctccctccccaCGTCTTAACCCCAACAGCACATCGCTCACAATCATCAAGAGGGCCTGCTTCCTGATTCTAAATCTAGTTCCCTATGTTTACAAGGTGTCCCTTGAAAACAAAAGTACAGTTTTTTCTCTCATGGCAACAACAATGACCATGTTCAAATGCTGCATTACAATGCTGCACATTTTGTTGCATTAGTGCTATGTTATGTAGCTGTTTGATACTGACAGGTCTTCCCAGGTCTTCCCTGTCTCTAAATGAACTTATGTCTTCGCCAACATCAATGTGTGAAGCATTGGTGCTGTGATCTAAGTGTCATATCAATATATTACAGTGATCAAATATGGATAGTGAACTAGGATTCACATAAGGATGTGTAGCCAATTACTTACAGCCACAAACTGGTTGTTCTCAAGCTTTATGATGTCCCCAACATGAACATTCATCCATTTCTCCCACTGTAGTctgcagacaaaacaaaagcactcatTTCACCTTACCAATATGGCGACTTCCACTTAGAACCACTGACAGGTTGCACTTTGCACTTACTTGCCCTCAATGAGCACCTGAGATTGCCGGTTATTCACCTGTCGATCACTTCTGTGGCGGAACTAGAGCAAAGAAGAATCAAAGAATCATTCAACTTGTAAATctattaaaacaaaacaatatttaAGAACATATAGCAATTATAACCTTAATCCAAACTCAGCAGCAACATATATGAAGTCCTACAATGTCTTGTAGGTGCAGACACATTGTGGTATAGGGAAACAATTATAAACATGTATATgcttatactgtaagtgtgaagCATATTGTGAATCCAAAGGGGAAaaatctcctctcatctcttcgtCTCATCTCCACCTACATAATCATCTGTGGCATCTTTTACAGCTGTGACCAAGAGCACGAGGGCCAGAGGCACACAGGTAGTGAACCAAGACAGGGAGGAGATCTGAGGAATCAGCTAGAAACAAGCAGAGGAACTGGGGTCACATTCAACTGCCACAGTCATAACAAGACACAAGCGCTCTAAAGTCACACAACCCACCTGAAGGATGAGCAAACATAAGAAGTATGCGTTGGCCACACGCTGAAACTGCTCATAAAGATTTATGGGCAAGAAAGTGAAAATGTTGTATTTGGATGTTTTGATGTGATTATCCTATAATGAAAGGAAACATGGATAACAACGTGCACATTAATAGGGAGGGTTCAAATGTGTTTCAGatacatgcatcacacacagtAACAAACATGAACAGGCcaatacattttgaaataataTGTATTATAAAACAGAGTGACTTTAATTACAACCAGATGTTTTTATTCCTGATTAACACTGTCACCCAAAACACTCTAAATacataatagagagagagaggtatgcaGTGAACTGAACATTTAGTGGTTAGTATGAAATGAAAAGCAATAGAATAAGGcttttttcacatttcattACAACACCATTCAAAACGTATGCACTATACTTCTTGTCACTATACTAGAATCTGTATAAAACTCCCCCCACCACTGAAAAGGCTTTTATTACTTAGGTTGTGTCTTTGGCACTTAGCCATGTGCTATTCATGGATAAGAATGAAGCAATTCCCCTGTCAGATCATATATCCCCCCGTTTTCAGGAATGTATCTGAGGCAACAATTCCCTAACATCTCTCTGACCTTCACAGCTCGTTTTGTCTGTCTGCTCATCTATACAGCTGTGTTCTGTTAGTGCAGGTTACTGGTACAAATAAAAAGCAGGAAGAAACTACTGTGTCACCATGTGATTGAACTTGTATAGGCAGAGTTGCATACTCACAGCATACATAAATTTTCCGTTATACTCCCGATCATGTGCACGAACACGTCGCTCTTCCTCTGCAGACAATGTGACTTCATTACTACAGAAATTCAATCttactatacagtacatgaaaatgAGCACGGCCTTCTCTTGACCAATACCTGGGTCATGGGAGGTCCTGCAGGATGTCCATTTTGTCCTACGGTGCCAAAATCTCCATGGTCCCTTCTCCGTATGGGTCATGCCTCTTCAGGTAATCTATACCACATGGAAACAGGCTACAGCATTAAAACTGAATCAAATATCTACAGCTTAACTGTTCTTTTAAAATGCCTTCTCAGCTTAGTCATTCCAAAGTGGCAGTCCAAAGATGAGGTCTGAATTAAACATCTTTATCAACCATTTTTTAAGATGTGCTATATCAGAAAATATGCCAGAAGGAAAGAAACGTACATGTAAAGTTGCCTCTACTTCTTCAGTTAGCCATAAATGTAGAAAATATTAACCACTGTTAGCTAATCACCTAATGTTGAGTTAATTAACAGGAGGAGTAGTTAAGATCTTCATCCTACAACTTATAAATCCATCTTACCTtctgtcacagatatggataGACAAACGTGTTGACGCAGCTCTTGACCACAGAGCATGCATCTACTGTGAAAACCACAAGGAGAGGGCATCAGCCAGTTTTGCACTTTTTTCAACACATTTTGGTAACCAAAACCTAAGAAACTGATTCACATGCAAGCTATGAAAGCCTGGTCATCCAATTAGTGAGGTATTATTGATTTCATTAACTGATTAAAATACTGTCTTAAAACAAATTCTTCTTTTTGAGCTTTAAAGTCAAGTCTAAGTTGTGGTCTTCACCACCAACTTTGTTTGGGTTTCCTGACGTGCAAGTAGGCTAAGCCCACCACCCTTTTCAAACCACCACCCGTCTCTTTTGTAGAGGTTTGCTAGTCTCTTGACATCCTTGAAAGTTGTATCAGGGCTACGTCTAGTCCTGTCATGAAATATAGTGAGATACTGTGGTCTGGGGAGCATTAAGCATAATATCATTCTTGAGCACAACCTGTGTGCAGAACACAATGTATACCATTCAAGCTTGTTTCATCATCATTATAACGGCTGCTAGGGCATGTGAAATACCAAGAAGGCACAGATCAGAGTGTTATGCCATAAATTATACAAAGCAATGTAGGCTAATGGAAATggtcaaacatgcacacacagacagagagagagaaatacagagaaggCATTTCTAATGGGCACATCAGCTGAAAGGTGTGAAATTAGGAGAATGTCAGGTCATGCTTAACCTACATCCTGGCAGTAGGCTATTGACCCCTTGGGTTATAAGCTACACGGTGGTGCTTGTAGCCCAATTAGTTTAAAAATGCCATTGTGATCGCTCAAAAACATTGATCAGATTAATTAATTGTCTCACTTCACAATGTAAACAAATGGCAACAGTTATTGTGCTTTTGTAAACCGCAAAAGTAAAGTTTAGGGACAGAAAAATGGACATCAGACGGATCATTAAATACGCTTTCTAAAAAGGCTGttctgtgttttcatttttaactagctacaacaacagaaagaaatttggagacaaaaaaaacagcataatCAACAATTAAGAAAATGTTTCACAAACCATTGGAGATGTAGGATCTACAGGACCTATAATACAAAAGATGTTGAATGACTTAATCCATGCATCGAGAAATATCAGTAGCCGTGAAGATTGATCTTCCTTGGGTGTTTCTTGGCGGCTGTCAATGGGTTATCATTGCTTCCGTTGTTTTGAAGTCAAAGGATACCTGACTACTCGATAAATAAGCTATTGAATATCCGTACAATTTCTGAAAACACCATTTTACGTACCATAACTTCTAGGATTTGAAAGTGCATTACAGACGCTGCCTGGGTGTAATTTAGTCAAGACTCCACGATGCAATTTCCTCTACACGCGCTGTTGCAATAGAGGGCTTCTTCCGCAGCGATGAGTGCATCATCCATTTGGTAGATTTTACCTTAACGTTACTTGGCCTTTCAACTAATGCTACTCATACATCAGCCGACTTTGACAAGCTTTTGGAAAGAGTCTTGAGAGATTGGAGTCTTTTAACTATTGTCCTCCATTCAAGCTTCACTCAAAAGActat encodes:
- the LOC134095631 gene encoding probable phospholipid-transporting ATPase IM isoform X1, with amino-acid sequence MTHTEKGPWRFWHRRTKWTSCRTSHDPEEERRVRAHDREYNGKFMYADNHIKTSKYNIFTFLPINLYEQFQRVANAYFLCLLILQLIPQISSLSWFTTCVPLALVLLVTAVKDATDDYFRHRSDRQVNNRQSQVLIEGKLQWEKWMNVHVGDIIKLENNQFVAADLLLLSSSEPNGLCYIETAELDGETNLKVRQALPTTSELDANISQLAEFDGEVVCEAPNNRLDRFTGTLTWKDSKYSLDNHRLLLRGCILRNTDWCFGMVIFAEILTFPGLETKLMQNCGKTKLKRTSIDQLMNTLVLWIFGLLLCLGITLSTGSSFWEYKVGKHFQIYLQWVPNTDSAVFSGFLTFWSYIIILNTVVPISLYVSMEFIRLWQSYFISWDMGMYHSGQDMPAEARTTTLTEQLGQVEYIFSDKTGTLTQNIMTFNKCSISGTVYGEVYDEYGHKVEITESTPCVDFSFNPLKDAYFRFHDATLVKAVQDGDVSVQEFFRLLALCHTVMPEQKVEGELLYQAQSPDEGALVTAARNFGFVFYDRTPETITVVEMGESMQYQLLAILDFNNVRKRMSVIVETPDGGIKLYCKGADTILFERLNSSNEDLKCITSEHLNLFAGEGLRTLVLAYKDLDRASFEEWAKRLHTASTALEDREQRVDALYEEIERDLILLGATAIEDKLQEGVAETLVALSLANIKIWILTGDKLETAMNVAYSCNMLRDDMSEVFIISGPTAVEVQKQLRNAKDHIGGSLTRSSKPLDQDCMPTNDCVFEETMNAEYALVISGPCLAYALDAELQHLLLDTACLCKTVICCRVTPLQKAQVVELVKKHKQAVTLAIGDGANDVSMIKTAHIGVGISGEEGRQAVLVADYSFAQFCFLQRLLLVHGRWSYHRMCKFLRYFFYKNFAFTLVHVWFAFFCGFSAQTIYDQWFITLFNVTYTSLPVLALGLFDQDVSEQNSLGNPKLYEPGQQRQLFNKRQFLLCSLNGIGTSLALFFMPYCTLAYSLKEDGTTTTDYQSFAVIISTSLIIVVSIQIGLDTNYWTRINHWCIWGSVAMYFLILFVPFRSEFPKYFPFFGTARNCLSCWTAWLVIILTTVTCIMPGVAFRFVQRERCPTLTEKLRYLQVSKKQDPLTQSRRLARRASRRSAYAFSHQEGFGELITSGRNMKSSIAPPQGKLQSTSWVENMLKRISEQSMRIGSPSPKITARNIAIRVRDTIRPQREPSALNESVTDTMMPVV